A segment of the Macrobrachium nipponense isolate FS-2020 chromosome 1, ASM1510439v2, whole genome shotgun sequence genome:
AACTCCCAGAAAGgtacataaaaatacattcaGTGCATCTTAACCTACCTGTTAGATGCACTTCGTGGAAGTACAGAATATGTTAAAAATCCATCTTTAATGTCCTTCAGTTTAGAAGGTTCTCGTCAATTTAATCTTGAATTACTGTTCCAAAActccacaaaaagttatcaacgTTGTTGTAAGTTCCATTGTACCCATTAGGCCGGTCAATTCAGGCTTAAAAAGGGGCCAACccgaaaataaatactataaagcTGGAAATGGTTTTCAAGTATTCtttaatacttatattttatcagaaaaaaaacccACCAGCTAAGTCCTTGAGCATTTTTCACAATGTGCTCCTAAAGTCACTCCCCATTAAGCTGAATTCATATGAGATAGTGTGAATGAAACCTGTTAAAATCCTCATTATAAAGGATAATGGAATTCATTAATAGGTGGGTATGCCTTTGTTACACCAACAAAACTATGGAGAAGCATTACATAAAATTATTGTCAATAGTTTTCCATCTCAGGGTTAATAAACGGGAGATATATCTTTTAGTACTTCATTACTAGAGAACACTTATTTTGCAGCACAGTTTCAATGCCAGAGCTATCCATCGAGGAGCCAATgctgccaacaaaagacatcAATGTGTGGAAACCTCCAAAATGTATCGCAATATTCAAGGACTTCTCTATTGCAATTTCAGTTGCCTTAAGCCACAATGGCTGATCAAATGTTATAGATGGTGTTGTAACATTGAGTGTTTTACACTTATCAATCACAAAAAGCAGAGTAGAGTAGATGCATGTGTAGTTTGTCGGATTCAAGTTAATAGTGGGCAGCCATGTTATTGTTGCTTTTTCTTCCCTTCTTGAATCAGGTTTTGCATATAACTAGACCAGTTAGGTCTATGGTTATCTTTTGTTGAATTTAAACTTGCAGCATGCCACAAAATTTCTGCATTCAGTGTTTCAGGTAAAACATATGGGTATAAAAGTTCTATCGAAGGTTTGAATAAAATGCTGTCAAATTTTCTGCTCTGTGGGAATATGGCAATATGGACATCTGTTGCCTTGAGTATTAATTCCTTTACCCTCGGTAACTTATAAAGCCTTTTAATTCGTATCTCCTTGGTTACACTCTGACTACTCCCGACTGTTGAAGAAATGATGCCCACGTCATGAAAGCTTCCTCGGCCATCTAAAGTAGCAATATTGTGGTCAACGTTGTCTGCGATGAATTGTGTGAAGCTTTTTTCTGTTGATGTTTACTTGATGATATCATTCAACGATTGTGAGGTAAGAGAAGCTTGCTTGAAACGAGTGACTTCACAATAGGAAACAGAAAATCCTACCTTGAACAATTCATCATTGAGCCACTTTCATCCATAAATGTGATCTACCTCAACACCCAGGGCAAATAAGATAGGTGGTATCATAGAAGCTAACTTGACAATACATTGTCCTATACATTCTTGCTTAAGTGTGAACTTGGTAAAGCTAGCCATGAAAATTCTAAGGCTATCAGGAATCCATGGACTATTTATTTCTTCTGTAGTTGGATATGACGATAAGTCATACTGTTTTTCCCGAATTTCTGCTCTGATTAAGTTTGCAGCAGCTTCAATGATCCTTCTACTTTCCTCTTGTatgtcatcttctctctctcggaattTCTTATTCATAATGAAGCTGGccatatcaaagaaatatattagtGTTTCTCTTCCAGGTTGTTCAGAAAAGGATGTGGCCTCCATAATGGTCTTTTTAGATACCTAGAATCATATGCTTCATCATTATCTGAAAATTCTATAACCTTTTCTCTGAACACTGGTATTGAGTGGATGGAAGTTTCAGCTTCTAACCATTCACAAGATTTGTTAAAACTGTTCTTCATTCCTTCATTACTTCGCCGACCTCTTAAACATTTTTGCTTATCAGGGAAGAGATTTTGAATCGTTTCAAATAGAAGCCGACAATTTCTATGATATCGAGCTTCTGCAGtaataaaatcaatgcaatcaAGTGCTCTGGCATGCACTTCTAAAGCCCATTCATCATGCTCGTCAGTTTCAAGTCTAAATTTGTAAGCTTCCAAGATTTTCTCGCGAAGTTGAATTGTCGAAACAAGATGCCAATCCCGTCTCGATGGATTCTTTTTATCTATCTTgaaggttgaattacataaaaaaacatttaattttccaGTCAAACAAACTTGTTGACCTTGTCTTTCTTCTTTGAGCCTTTTCTGATTCTGTTGAAATTCTGCGTTTATTGTTGAACCATTTCCTACAGTGATCGTGAACCAAAACATCAAGCCCTTCATTTTTACTGGTGAGCAGTTGCTGGTAGATTGTCTCTTCATTTCTCTGTTGGTTATATTCATTAAGACTAagtagtcctttttcttttacttgaacaATAGGAACAAATGACTTCTTACAAATTATGCACATCATACCTGGAAAAAAAGGTATCTATAACATTTGTATGGAAAATGTCGAAAAATAAATCTGTATGATGCTCTAAACAAAAGTTGGTTTACTGAATTTATATTGGTCAGTCATATTTTAGGCAAACAACTCCATCTCGCAAttctgggaaatatatatatatatatatgtgtgtgctgaaTAGCACCCAAAGCTTCAAGATGGAAATTGCTATCCTCTTAAGAAACATTTCAAAATTCGACATTGTCATTCCCTGGTATAATATATGATTACCCAAGGCCTTTGCAgtttcaatataattatataggggTAATATAAGATTAACTCTATACTATCAAGTAACGCAAAGAGACCAtctaatccttaaaaaaaataagatatttgtTATATTATACTTTTTGGGCCCCGTACAAGAAAAAGACCCATAAATTGCAAAATCTAATGGAATTTTTAATCTATTGGTCTAAAAAGTCCTTTACTTGAAAATAAActgttatatctaaaaaataaacaatgctgAAGTTACCATTCAATCAAAATCTTTGCATTTCGAGCAGCTTTTTAAGTATAAAGACGTTAACTTCAGGATCAAATTTTGTAAAACGTTCAAGGAGTTGGccggtgggtttttttttctggaaatatgTACATATGAAAGAACACTTTAAAATTGATTCCAGCTTTATAGTAATTCGTTTCGGGTTCGACCCTCTATTGACGAGCCTACATGTAGTATCACTACTGACTACACTGCATGTGATTtatcagtgaaaataaaaatgaaatactatACCATGACCTGTGCGGTTGGGAATGTTAATAAGACAAAACTTTAGTACAGTAATAGATTTATTATCAATGTACATAGCATGACTGGGTATTAATAATCTATGATTCAGTATAAAGCTAAGATACATACTCCAATCTATGTACACAATATATAAATTTAGTAATAACTAAATGGCCTTTACccagaaaatcaaataaaatataagcaaGCTAAAGTCTGAATAAAGGCCAAGCCAGGtacaatgttaatatatatataatcttgtaatATCATAACCAGACTGGTTATGAGtcactttatttacaaaagggaaataaaaatttatttctataaaccacaaaatatataacaattttaATTTGTAATAAAGCATCAAAGCATTCTCAGTTTACTGCAAACAGCAGACGACTAGCAAGTAGAAACAGCAAATACAACCCAAGAGTTGAAAAGCTCACAAAATATGccattttcctttaaaaagatCCACCCAAAGCAGACATTTTACAAAGATGTGTACCGTGAATTGGAAAGGTTGAGTGGCTGGGCACCATCTTCTGTTACCTCTGCTAGCTGAATCAAAGCCATTGCACCCATCCATTTTTCTTTAGTGTCTCCCACTTGCACTTGTACAGCTGAAGGGTTAGCAGGTACTGTGGATGAAGCTTTAACGACAACAGATGGTCTTGCTTGAGGTTCAAATTCATTACTAGATTTGGTATTCTCCAATTCACCTTGCTCCAGACGAGCTTCACGCAACCATCTCTTCTTTGGCTGACGCATTCGCCAGGTTTCTTCAGATTGGACAGAATTCTCGGGTGGCCTGGGAGAAGTCTCGTCTGACGAGGGATGGTCATAGCTTTCGTGGGGGTACTCGGATGACACCGGAAGTGAAAGGACAACTGGTGACAGCTTATCTTGATGATAACAGTCAGAATTAGATTTCTCATCAACGTACTCCTGAGGAATGTACTCTGTGCGGACAGAAGGACCTCTTGGTGAATTCCaggcatttgctactgaaacatgGTCACCTTCTAAAAGCTGATCTGGAGGAATCTCACTGTAAGTTATTTGCATATCTCTTGGGATTCCTAAGCCTAGGACAACTTCTGGTTCAACCGGCGAGAGAGGTGGAGGACGTGTAGCTACCATGCTACTAGCCTGGGAATACAAGGCTTCTTCTGTTTCTGCCAATGGCTTTATGCCTTCCATGTCGAAACCACGATAGTTTATGGACTTCAAAGGTGACTGAATATTCTCAGTGTTCCTCAGCACGCGGTTATGAAGAGGGGAAACGGGTATTTGACGAACGGGACGCTGGTATTCGCTATACTTGTTCTCATTTCCAAcgtaactgttgttgttgttaggcaTGTATGCATTTTCATCATGATTTCCAGGCCCAACCACCTGATGCATTATAGAGTTCTCCATTAATGGGCCAAGTCCACGCCGAGACTTTGTACGTTTTATGGGTGGAGGAGACATAATGTCTGAATCAGAAGAGGGTGTACGTGGAGTCTCAGGAGTGCCATCTAATTCTCTTTTGGTGCTTCTAACTTTGGCTGGAGTACGTTCCATTCGTTCATTACGGTACTTCTCCAGCCAACGCATCACCTGTTAAGAAAAAATTCACTATAAGTTTTACAGATCATATGAGACAAAACTTCATCAAAACCTGCTCATCTTTAAAGTCATACAACATCCCTAGCTGTTTTTgctaatatttagatatattcacAGGTGTTTACGTCATAGCAACTTGACTGCAATGAAGTTTCACCTTTTTAAAGGAAATCCTTCAAGTAATCCCATTAAATGTGGGTCTCAACAACTACTTTAAATTGCCCTCACACAAACTCTAAAATGAAGGACCTCGAAGCATTCAAAGGCCGAATCATAAACTTTCctaattttcaacaaatttttccaTCACATGCTGGAGGCAAATTTTTCAGTCatacataataaaaacaacaacaacagctgcaGCAGCAAATCAAACTGATATAACAAACAAGGAATTCAACTGAAGTATTCACATAAAATAATTCTACTGCGGCAAAACCAATATCATTTGCAGCTTGCAGTCacacaaaatgaatgaaatagcAAGAAAGGCTTTGGCAGGAAAATTCAAGGGGAACCAGAATTTACCACATGGACTGAGCTCCATTCTGCAGGCTTTAAAATCTCATACGGCTCAAACATTTTTTTACCTTTATCAAAAAAATGTAATCGTGCAGTCATTATCCTATATCTCAATATCCTGGCTGTGACCGGGATATTAAGATATCTAACAGAATTCTCAGATCATGGTAAAAAGTTGGGTGGTTACCATACAACCCGATGGATTTTACTGCAAATGCAAGCGTAACATAAACTAACATTCGTCCATTTCAGCATAGTGCATGCATAATTACCTCTTCGGTGCATTCTGCTGGCGACAACTGCGGATTGATGTTTGGGTCCGCCGTTCGTTGCAACGTTGCAAAGGGGTGCTCGGCACAGTGACGATTTGCATGGGTGAAACGCGAAGTACAACCTGATGGAATAAAATGGGCGTTCGTAACTGTTTTCGCAATCTGTAATACTATACAGTtcttaatagtaaaaaaaaaaaaaaaaaaaaaaaaaaaaaaaaaaaaaaaaaaaaaaaaaaaaacaaagcacaattgaaaatttatgtaattcGAAATATATGATGGTGAGAGCTGAATAAATAATGGGCAAATGCTGAATACAGAAGACAAAGTAACACAACGGGCCTATTGTAAGACCAACATTGAGTGGCAAGACGGAGATAAAGTAGATTAATCCAGTACTGTCAAGGGTACAAAAatcatgatatataaattatattaaattaggATTTGGAAACAACTGTTATACAGATTTGTCCAAGTCGTCGCCATTTTTCAACCAACAAGTccctcaattaattattattaccaaattAGAAAATAGCTCACATTCGTCGTAAAGGTGGCATGGATTTTGAACGGCTTTGCCATTTAAATGTACTGTATGGGCAATGACCTTGACCTAACCGTACAAGGAAGAGTCTATTTAAACTACGTTTAAACGCCCAGGCAAGGGAAATCAATCGTCTACCATGT
Coding sequences within it:
- the LOC135219798 gene encoding uncharacterized protein LOC135219798; this encodes MEDCVCEDMAEKCRENSQFLTPKREPKDSVTKMSFPGSPPVKDNSLYPWNWGENACKVELNSPSCGSSGSNPSDESPDPRNCETRRGRPRADSINTLIIEGAQSPSSIKCPICNRVFPREKSLQAHLRTHTGERPYQCDYPGCTKAFTQSGQLKTHQRLHTGEKPFICSATGCTSRFTHANRHCAEHPFATLQRTADPNINPQLSPAECTEEVMRWLEKYRNERMERTPAKVRSTKRELDGTPETPRTPSSDSDIMSPPPIKRTKSRRGLGPLMENSIMHQVVGPGNHDENAYMPNNNNSYVGNENKYSEYQRPVRQIPVSPLHNRVLRNTENIQSPLKSINYRGFDMEGIKPLAETEEALYSQASSMVATRPPPLSPVEPEVVLGLGIPRDMQITYSEIPPDQLLEGDHVSVANAWNSPRGPSVRTEYIPQEYVDEKSNSDCYHQDKLSPVVLSLPVSSEYPHESYDHPSSDETSPRPPENSVQSEETWRMRQPKKRWLREARLEQGELENTKSSNEFEPQARPSVVVKASSTVPANPSAVQVQVGDTKEKWMGAMALIQLAEVTEDGAQPLNLSNSRYTSL